Proteins from one Gossypium raimondii isolate GPD5lz chromosome 8, ASM2569854v1, whole genome shotgun sequence genomic window:
- the LOC105790792 gene encoding BTB/POZ domain-containing protein At1g03010 isoform X1, with translation MGVVTVAELKPSISGMRSFRPSSSIRHATEWPISDVSSDLKIEVGTSSFALHKFPLVSRSGRIRKLLIDAKDTKISRINLSSAPGGPEAFELAAKFCYGINVEITLSNVAMLRCISHYLEMAEEFAENNLEARTEAYLKDMVVPNISSTIAVLHRCESLLPISEEINLVNRLINAIANNACKEQLTSGLLKLDHNFPSKAIPNMEPETPSDWWGKSLAVLNIDFFQRVLLAIKSKGLRQDMICKILINYTHNSLQSLIVRDHHFVKGSLLELELQKKQRVIVEAIVSLLPTQSRKSPVPMAFLSSLLKTAISSSVSTSSRSDLERRTGLQLDQAILEDILIPANSHGNNHTAMYDTESILRIFSIFLNLDDDDDDDDDEDNRLRDESEMAYDFDSPGSPKQSSILKVSKLLDSYLAEVALDTNLSPSKFIALAELLPDHARIVSDALYRSVDIFLKVHPNIKDSERYRLCKTIDCQKLSQEACSHAAQNERLPVQMAVQVLYFEQIRLRNAMNGGHNQLFFGAINGQFPQRSSSGAASGAISPRDNYASVRRENRELKLEVARMRMRLTDLEKDHVSMKQELVRSHPANKLFKSFTKKLSKLNSLFRINNLKPIGGKANSESRFLFQRRRHYSVS, from the exons atggGTGTTGTCACTGTTGCTGAACTGAAACCAAGTATATCTGGGATGAGATCTTTTCGTCCAAGTTCTAGTATAAGGCATGCTACTGAATG GCCTATTTCTGATGTTTCCAGTGATCTAAAGATTGAGGTTGGAACATCAAGCTTTGCACTTCACAAG ttTCCTCTAGTTTCTCGGAGTGGAAGAATCAGGAAGCTGTTGATTGACGCCAAGGACACTAAAATTTCACGCATAAATCTCTCTTCTGCTCCGGGTGGACCGGAGGCATTTGAGCTAGCAGCTAAGTTCTGCTATGGAATAAATGTTGAGATTACATTATCAAACGTTGCAATGCTAAGATGTATATCACATTACCTGGAAATGGCCGAAGAGTTTGCTGAGAATAACCTTGAAGCTCGTACAGAAGCTTATCTAAAGGACATGGTTGTCCCGAACATATCGAGCACCATAGCAGTTCTTCACCGTTGTGAGAGCCTCTTGCCTATATCCGAAGAGATAAACCTGGTTAACCGGCTTATCAACGCAATTGCAAATAATGCATGCAAAGAGCAGCTTACTTCTGGCTTATTGAAACTTGATCACAACTTCCCATCAAAGGCTATACCAAACATGGAACCTGAGACACCATCTGACTGGTGGGGAAAGTCTCTGGCAGTCCTTAATATTGATTTCTTCCAACGAGTTTTATTGGCCATAAAGTCGAAAGGTCTAAGACAAGATATGATCtgcaaaattttgataaattacacCCATAATTCTCTTCAAAGTCTCATCGTAAGGGACCATCACTTTGTAAAGGGAAGCCTTTTGGAATTGGAGCTGCAAAAGAAACAAAGGGTAATCGTCGAAGCCATAGTTAGCTTACTGCCAACTCAATCAAGGAAAAGTCCAGTTCCCATGGCATTTCTCTCCAGTTTACTGAAAACCGCAATATCCTCGTCAGTATCAACATCTAGCAGATCAGATTTAGAGAGGCGGACAGGTCTGCAACTGGACCAGGCCATTCTTGAAGATATACTAATACCAGCCAATTCACATGGAAACAATCATACAGCCATGTATGATACAGAGTCAATTCTGAGGATCTTCTCCATCTTTTTGAActtggatgatgatgatgatgatgatgatgatgaggatAATCGCTTGAGAGATGAAAGTGAAATGGCATATGATTTTGACAGTCCGGGATCTCCCAAACAAAGTTCAATCCTTAAAGTGTCCAAGTTGCTGGACTCGTACCTTGCTGAAGTTGCACTAGACACAAACTTGTCGCCATCAAAATTCATAGCATTAGCAGAACTACTTCCAGACCATGCTCGCATTGTTAGCGATGCACTATACAGATCTGTTGATATCTTCCTCAAA GTTCACCCGAACATAAAGGATTCTGAACGCTACAGACTATGCAAAACAATAGACTGTCAGAAACTATCTCAAGAAGCCTGTAGCCATGCAGCGCAGAATGAAAGGTTACCGGTGCAAATGGCTGTCCAAGTCCTATATTTCGAGCAAATTAGGCTTCGGAATGCAATGAATGGAGGCCACAATCAGCTCTTTTTCGGTGCAATCAATGGTCAGTTCCCTCAACGATCAAGCAGCGGTGCAGCAAGTGGAGCCATCTCACCCAGAGACAACTATGCATCGGTGAGAAGAGAGAACCGAGAGCTGAAACTTGAAGTTGCAAGAATGAGAATGAGGCTAACCGACCTAGAAAAAGATCATGTGTCCATGAAACAAGAGTTGGTCAGGTCCCATCCTGCTAACAAGTTATTCAAATCATTCACCAAGAAGTTAAGCAAGCTCAACTCCTTGTTCAGGATCAACAATCTTAAGCCTATAGGGGGTAAAGCAAATTCAGAATCTCGATTTTTGTTTCAAAGGAGAAGGCATTACTCGGTATCATGA
- the LOC105793140 gene encoding uncharacterized protein LOC105793140 — MDPSRAVADDVESNVPAPAQGAVPADSRPITSSHEGEYIQTNPAAQQPPPPPNPPQIPVIPQLDKTIQVFDELSCIPDECIKCVVSLLRDTAYHWWNTLVSVVPKERVTWEFFQTEFLKKYISQRFIDQKRKEFLELKQGRMTVTEYKREFVRLSRYAREYVSTEAIMCKRFNDSLNEDIKLLVRILEIKDFVVLVERAYKAEELGKEKRKVDFEARDSRKRSLSKSFQSASKKFRDDFSRSKAIVGYSRRDRDRPPVSSKVTSIASVGNVRPNQLECKHCGKRHPENCRLNDRACFKCGSLDHSICECLELAEQDSV; from the exons ATGGATCCTAGTCGAGCTGTAGCTGATGATGTGGAAAGTAATGTGCCCGCTCCCGCTCAAGGGGCAGTGCCAGCTGATTCTAGGCCGATTACGAGTAGCCACGAAGGAGAG TATATCCAGACAAATCCagctgctcaacaacctccacccccgcCTAATCCTCCCCAAATACCTGTGATACCTCAA CTTGATAAGACGATTCAAGTGttcgatgaattatcttgtattCCTGATGAATGTATCAAATGTGTTGTATCTTTGTTAAgggacactgcatatcactggtggaatacactagtatcaGTGGTTCCAAAAGAACGAGTTACTTGGGAGTTCTTTCAGACTGAATTCCTGAAGAAATATATTAGTCAGAGATTCATAGATCAAAAACGCAAAGAATTCCTCGAGTTAAAACAAGGTCGCATGACAGTGACAGAATATAAGCGggaatttgtgagactcagcaGATATGCCCGGGAATATGTTTCTACTGAAGCtataatgtgtaaaagatttaaTGACAGTTTGAATGAAGACATTAAGTTGTTAGTCAGGATTCTGGAAATAAAAGACTTTGTGGTACTCGTTGAGCGAGCATACAAAGCTGAGGAActtgggaaagaaaaaagaaaagttgactttgaagctagagattcgcGGAAAAGATCATTGAGTAAGTCATTTCAGTCAGCATCAAAGAAGTTCCGAGATGATTTTAGCCGTTCAAAGGCTATTGTGGGTTATTCTAGACGAGATCGAGACAGACCACCTGTGAGTTCGAAAGTTACTTCAATAGCTAGTGTTGGAAATGTCAGACCAAATCAACTTGAGTGCAAACATTGCGGTAAACGACATCCTGAAAATTGTAGATTGAATGATCGGGCTTGTTTCAAATGTGGATCATTAGATCATTCCATCTGTGAATGTCTTGAGTTGGCTGAGCAAGATTCAGTGTAG
- the LOC105790792 gene encoding BTB/POZ domain-containing protein At1g03010 isoform X2, which yields MGSSMGVQVFGKTKNMISQLMALPNMPISDVSSDLKIEVGTSSFALHKFPLVSRSGRIRKLLIDAKDTKISRINLSSAPGGPEAFELAAKFCYGINVEITLSNVAMLRCISHYLEMAEEFAENNLEARTEAYLKDMVVPNISSTIAVLHRCESLLPISEEINLVNRLINAIANNACKEQLTSGLLKLDHNFPSKAIPNMEPETPSDWWGKSLAVLNIDFFQRVLLAIKSKGLRQDMICKILINYTHNSLQSLIVRDHHFVKGSLLELELQKKQRVIVEAIVSLLPTQSRKSPVPMAFLSSLLKTAISSSVSTSSRSDLERRTGLQLDQAILEDILIPANSHGNNHTAMYDTESILRIFSIFLNLDDDDDDDDDEDNRLRDESEMAYDFDSPGSPKQSSILKVSKLLDSYLAEVALDTNLSPSKFIALAELLPDHARIVSDALYRSVDIFLKVHPNIKDSERYRLCKTIDCQKLSQEACSHAAQNERLPVQMAVQVLYFEQIRLRNAMNGGHNQLFFGAINGQFPQRSSSGAASGAISPRDNYASVRRENRELKLEVARMRMRLTDLEKDHVSMKQELVRSHPANKLFKSFTKKLSKLNSLFRINNLKPIGGKANSESRFLFQRRRHYSVS from the exons ATGGGTTCAAGCATGGGAGTGCAGGTCTTTGGCAAAACGAAAAATATGATATCTCAATTAATGGCACTACCAAACAT GCCTATTTCTGATGTTTCCAGTGATCTAAAGATTGAGGTTGGAACATCAAGCTTTGCACTTCACAAG ttTCCTCTAGTTTCTCGGAGTGGAAGAATCAGGAAGCTGTTGATTGACGCCAAGGACACTAAAATTTCACGCATAAATCTCTCTTCTGCTCCGGGTGGACCGGAGGCATTTGAGCTAGCAGCTAAGTTCTGCTATGGAATAAATGTTGAGATTACATTATCAAACGTTGCAATGCTAAGATGTATATCACATTACCTGGAAATGGCCGAAGAGTTTGCTGAGAATAACCTTGAAGCTCGTACAGAAGCTTATCTAAAGGACATGGTTGTCCCGAACATATCGAGCACCATAGCAGTTCTTCACCGTTGTGAGAGCCTCTTGCCTATATCCGAAGAGATAAACCTGGTTAACCGGCTTATCAACGCAATTGCAAATAATGCATGCAAAGAGCAGCTTACTTCTGGCTTATTGAAACTTGATCACAACTTCCCATCAAAGGCTATACCAAACATGGAACCTGAGACACCATCTGACTGGTGGGGAAAGTCTCTGGCAGTCCTTAATATTGATTTCTTCCAACGAGTTTTATTGGCCATAAAGTCGAAAGGTCTAAGACAAGATATGATCtgcaaaattttgataaattacacCCATAATTCTCTTCAAAGTCTCATCGTAAGGGACCATCACTTTGTAAAGGGAAGCCTTTTGGAATTGGAGCTGCAAAAGAAACAAAGGGTAATCGTCGAAGCCATAGTTAGCTTACTGCCAACTCAATCAAGGAAAAGTCCAGTTCCCATGGCATTTCTCTCCAGTTTACTGAAAACCGCAATATCCTCGTCAGTATCAACATCTAGCAGATCAGATTTAGAGAGGCGGACAGGTCTGCAACTGGACCAGGCCATTCTTGAAGATATACTAATACCAGCCAATTCACATGGAAACAATCATACAGCCATGTATGATACAGAGTCAATTCTGAGGATCTTCTCCATCTTTTTGAActtggatgatgatgatgatgatgatgatgatgaggatAATCGCTTGAGAGATGAAAGTGAAATGGCATATGATTTTGACAGTCCGGGATCTCCCAAACAAAGTTCAATCCTTAAAGTGTCCAAGTTGCTGGACTCGTACCTTGCTGAAGTTGCACTAGACACAAACTTGTCGCCATCAAAATTCATAGCATTAGCAGAACTACTTCCAGACCATGCTCGCATTGTTAGCGATGCACTATACAGATCTGTTGATATCTTCCTCAAA GTTCACCCGAACATAAAGGATTCTGAACGCTACAGACTATGCAAAACAATAGACTGTCAGAAACTATCTCAAGAAGCCTGTAGCCATGCAGCGCAGAATGAAAGGTTACCGGTGCAAATGGCTGTCCAAGTCCTATATTTCGAGCAAATTAGGCTTCGGAATGCAATGAATGGAGGCCACAATCAGCTCTTTTTCGGTGCAATCAATGGTCAGTTCCCTCAACGATCAAGCAGCGGTGCAGCAAGTGGAGCCATCTCACCCAGAGACAACTATGCATCGGTGAGAAGAGAGAACCGAGAGCTGAAACTTGAAGTTGCAAGAATGAGAATGAGGCTAACCGACCTAGAAAAAGATCATGTGTCCATGAAACAAGAGTTGGTCAGGTCCCATCCTGCTAACAAGTTATTCAAATCATTCACCAAGAAGTTAAGCAAGCTCAACTCCTTGTTCAGGATCAACAATCTTAAGCCTATAGGGGGTAAAGCAAATTCAGAATCTCGATTTTTGTTTCAAAGGAGAAGGCATTACTCGGTATCATGA
- the LOC105793565 gene encoding monothiol glutaredoxin-S6, with the protein MEVITRMVADRPVVIFSRSTCCMSYTIKTLISGFGANPTIYELDEIQNGQQVERELHKMGCKPSVPVVFIGQQLIGGPNQVMTLQVKNQLAPLLKRAGAIWI; encoded by the coding sequence ATGGAAGTGATTACAAGGATGGTTGCAGACAGGCCGGTGGTGATCTTTAGCAGGAGCACTTGTTGCATGAGCTATACCATCAAGACTCTCATAAGTGGGTTCGGGGCAAACCCAACGATTTATGAGCTCGACGAGATTCAGAATGGCCAACAAGTCGAAAGGGAGCTGCATAAAATGGGGTGCAAGCCCAGTGTTCCAGTTGTATTCATAGGGCAGCAGCTCATTGGAGGTCCTAATCAAGTCATGACCCTCCAAGTCAAGAACCAGCTTGCCCCATTGCTCAAACGTGCTGGAGCAATATGGATTTGA